Proteins from a genomic interval of Streptomyces sp. NBC_00820:
- the gabT gene encoding 4-aminobutyrate--2-oxoglutarate transaminase: MTALPQERRVVTAIPGPKSQELQARRLAAVAQGVGSTLPVFVTRAGGGVIEDVDGNSFIDFGSGIAVTSVGASAEAVVRRASAQLADFTHTCFMVTPYEGYVEVAEALAELTPGDHAKKSALFNSGAEAVENAVKIARVYTKRQAVVVFDHGYHGRTNLTMALTSKNMPYKNGFGPFAPEVYRVPVAYGYRWPTGPENAGPEAAKMAIDQISKQVGADNVAAIIIEPVLGEGGFIEPAKGFLPAIRQFAADNGIVFVADEIQSGFCRTGQWFACEDEGIVPDLITTAKGIAGGMPLAAVTGRAEIMDAAHAGGLGGTYGGNPVACAAALGAIETMKEQDLNGKAKRIEEVMKGRLEAMTEKFDIIGEVRGRGAMIAIELVKDRATKEPNPEAAAALAKACHQEGLLVLTCGTYGNVLRFLPPLVIGEDLLGEGLDIIEQAFSRI; the protein is encoded by the coding sequence ATGACCGCACTTCCGCAGGAGCGCCGCGTCGTCACCGCCATTCCCGGCCCGAAGTCGCAGGAGCTGCAGGCCCGCCGTCTCGCCGCGGTCGCGCAGGGCGTGGGCTCCACGCTGCCGGTCTTCGTCACGCGCGCGGGTGGCGGTGTCATCGAGGACGTCGACGGCAACAGCTTCATCGACTTCGGTTCCGGCATCGCCGTGACCTCCGTCGGCGCCTCCGCCGAGGCCGTCGTACGCCGGGCGAGCGCGCAGCTCGCCGACTTCACCCACACCTGTTTCATGGTCACGCCGTACGAGGGTTACGTGGAGGTCGCCGAGGCCCTCGCGGAGCTGACCCCGGGCGACCACGCCAAGAAGTCCGCGCTGTTCAACTCGGGCGCCGAGGCCGTCGAGAACGCCGTCAAGATCGCCCGCGTGTACACCAAGCGCCAGGCGGTCGTCGTGTTCGACCACGGCTACCACGGCCGTACGAACCTCACGATGGCGCTGACGTCGAAGAACATGCCGTACAAGAACGGCTTCGGTCCGTTCGCGCCCGAGGTGTACCGCGTGCCGGTCGCCTACGGCTACCGCTGGCCGACCGGCCCGGAGAACGCGGGTCCCGAGGCCGCCAAGATGGCGATCGACCAGATCAGCAAGCAGGTCGGCGCGGACAACGTGGCCGCGATCATCATCGAGCCGGTGCTCGGTGAGGGCGGCTTCATCGAGCCGGCCAAGGGCTTCCTGCCCGCGATCCGCCAGTTCGCCGCCGACAACGGCATCGTCTTCGTCGCCGACGAGATCCAGTCCGGCTTCTGCCGTACCGGCCAGTGGTTCGCGTGCGAGGACGAGGGCATCGTCCCGGACCTGATCACCACCGCCAAGGGCATCGCGGGCGGTATGCCGCTCGCCGCCGTGACGGGCCGCGCCGAGATCATGGACGCCGCGCACGCGGGCGGCCTCGGCGGCACCTACGGCGGCAACCCGGTGGCCTGCGCCGCCGCGCTCGGCGCCATCGAGACGATGAAGGAGCAGGACCTCAACGGCAAGGCCAAGCGCATCGAGGAGGTCATGAAGGGCCGCCTGGAGGCCATGACCGAGAAGTTCGACATCATCGGCGAGGTGCGTGGCCGCGGCGCCATGATCGCCATCGAGCTGGTCAAGGACCGCGCCACCAAGGAGCCGAACCCGGAGGCGGCGGCCGCGCTGGCCAAGGCCTGCCACCAGGAGGGCCTGCTGGTCCTGACCTGCGGCACCTACGGCAACGTGCTCCGCTTCCTGCCCCCGCTGGTGATCGGCGAGGACCTGCTGGGCGAGGGTCTGGACATCATCGAGCAGGCCTTCTCCCGCATCTGA
- a CDS encoding ATP-binding protein: MDSDGTRDTRRTQANPVPRPAAPPEGSALPPMPAMPPGAPPRPDGAAFLAWLRAPRPEAAPGVWRLGHLPRPEQEPEPTPARQLLSGALIAFLVGWLVWSLLWNGYLGGWWVIPLELFTPDSWREGNDRVGNAVLWYSYYTLIALAILLVVGRLGRWGEVWRRYGPPAWRPAGAAGQPAPAPERDPAEWPQLRAEGAHEAAERLAAEARTGIMRDVDHARISRAWQSVRSGRHGLTAFTGAVLKDGSGACAHPSGDRDLPTRHARHDLLTGQVRLGTTADDPRNPYHYRGSGLALGPDLLGTSLLAVGPAGSGKTGSLIRPLAESLCLHALAGRAAVVAVGAAGAGLGPDGAYDVVVRVGHPESVYDLDLYGGTTDPDEAAAILAEALVGDLADPHPGSDSRRSTTVLAQLLGPFQAVHGRFPSVPELRGLLDGAPGPLAALRKGLTDTGQEPLLRELDARERQMAHPGDVGTVLADRIALLDRPAFASFFDTSGHTRPFSLKALDHPVRVRIDLPERGHADASRILARLVLAQFTAGVTVREDRSLFACLLLDDASGVVTPEAVRGIQRLRSAGAGAVLTLRTLDDAPRPLRGPLLGATGCRMALSGLTPWDGQDFAEVWGKEWTEARDVTDRQIIAETPAGKAVHMLRRVITGKAPTARAVTVRQVERERWSASELAHGVPPGHAVLSLTTVRGEHAPPLLVDLRG, encoded by the coding sequence ATGGACAGCGACGGGACGCGGGACACGCGCCGCACGCAGGCGAATCCGGTGCCGCGCCCTGCGGCGCCACCGGAGGGCTCCGCCCTGCCGCCCATGCCCGCGATGCCGCCCGGCGCGCCGCCCCGGCCGGACGGTGCGGCCTTCCTGGCCTGGCTGCGCGCCCCCCGGCCCGAGGCGGCGCCCGGCGTGTGGCGGCTGGGCCACCTGCCGCGCCCCGAGCAGGAGCCCGAACCGACCCCGGCCCGCCAACTGCTCAGCGGCGCCCTCATCGCCTTCCTCGTCGGCTGGCTGGTGTGGTCCCTGCTCTGGAACGGCTACCTCGGCGGCTGGTGGGTCATCCCTCTGGAGTTGTTCACCCCCGACTCCTGGCGCGAGGGCAACGACCGGGTGGGCAACGCCGTCCTCTGGTACTCGTACTACACCCTCATCGCCCTTGCCATTCTGCTCGTCGTCGGCCGCCTCGGCCGCTGGGGCGAGGTCTGGCGGCGCTACGGCCCCCCGGCCTGGCGCCCCGCCGGAGCGGCCGGACAGCCGGCCCCCGCGCCCGAGCGGGACCCCGCCGAATGGCCCCAGCTGCGCGCCGAGGGCGCGCACGAGGCCGCCGAGCGGCTGGCCGCCGAGGCCAGGACCGGGATCATGCGGGACGTCGACCACGCGCGGATCAGCCGAGCCTGGCAGAGCGTGCGGTCCGGACGGCACGGGCTGACGGCCTTCACCGGAGCCGTGCTGAAGGACGGCTCCGGGGCCTGCGCGCACCCCTCAGGCGACCGCGACCTGCCCACCCGTCACGCCCGCCACGACCTGCTCACCGGGCAGGTCCGGCTCGGCACCACCGCCGACGACCCGCGCAACCCCTACCACTACCGGGGTTCCGGACTCGCCCTCGGACCCGACCTGCTCGGCACCTCGCTGCTCGCCGTCGGCCCGGCCGGCTCCGGCAAGACCGGCTCGCTCATCCGGCCGCTCGCCGAGTCCCTGTGCCTGCACGCCCTCGCCGGGCGGGCCGCCGTCGTGGCGGTCGGCGCGGCGGGCGCCGGCCTCGGCCCGGACGGGGCGTACGACGTCGTCGTGCGCGTCGGACACCCCGAGTCCGTCTACGACCTCGACCTCTACGGCGGCACCACCGACCCCGACGAGGCCGCCGCCATACTCGCCGAGGCCCTCGTCGGCGACCTCGCCGACCCGCACCCCGGCAGCGACAGCCGACGCTCCACCACCGTCCTCGCCCAGCTGCTCGGACCCTTCCAGGCCGTCCACGGCCGCTTCCCGTCCGTGCCCGAGCTGCGCGGGCTCCTCGACGGCGCTCCCGGCCCGCTGGCCGCACTGCGCAAGGGGCTCACCGACACCGGCCAGGAGCCGCTGCTCAGGGAACTCGACGCCCGGGAGCGGCAGATGGCGCACCCCGGCGACGTGGGCACCGTGCTCGCCGACCGGATCGCGCTGCTCGACCGGCCCGCCTTCGCCTCCTTCTTCGACACCTCCGGCCACACCCGGCCCTTCTCGCTCAAGGCCCTCGACCATCCGGTCCGGGTCCGCATCGACCTGCCCGAGCGCGGGCACGCCGACGCCTCCCGGATCCTGGCCCGGCTGGTGCTCGCCCAGTTCACGGCCGGCGTGACGGTGCGCGAGGACCGGTCGCTCTTCGCCTGCCTGCTGCTGGACGACGCGAGCGGCGTCGTCACGCCGGAGGCCGTGCGCGGCATCCAGCGGCTGCGCTCCGCGGGCGCGGGCGCCGTGCTGACCCTGCGCACCCTGGACGACGCGCCCCGGCCGCTGCGCGGCCCGCTGCTCGGGGCCACCGGCTGCCGGATGGCGCTGTCCGGGCTCACCCCCTGGGACGGTCAGGACTTCGCCGAGGTGTGGGGCAAGGAGTGGACCGAGGCCCGCGACGTCACCGACCGGCAGATCATCGCCGAGACCCCGGCCGGCAAGGCCGTCCACATGCTGCGCCGCGTCATCACCGGCAAGGCGCCCACCGCCCGGGCCGTCACCGTCCGCCAGGTGGAGCGCGAGCGCTGGTCCGCGTCCGAGCTGGCGCACGGGGTGCCGCCGGGGCACGCGGTGCTGTCGCTGACGACCGTGCGGGGCGAGCACGCGCCGCCGTTGCTGGTGGATCTGCGGGGGTGA
- a CDS encoding PucR family transcriptional regulator: MPPTLASLVHHSALKLTVRAGEDRLDVPVRWAHVSELADPVPYMEGGELLLITALKLDADNPEAMRRYVKRLVGAGVVGLGFAIGVNYEDIPEALVEAAEQEGLPLLEVPRRTPFLAISKAVSAAIAADQYRAVTAGFAAQRELTRQTLTAGPEGLLAALAAQVDGWAALYDASGAVVAAAPEWAGRRAARLTTEVERLRDRPAPASAVVAVPDNEDRVELHSLGTGRRPRAALAVGTAAALGTAERYAVHSAIALLTLTTERSRSLYAAEQRIGAAVLRMLLAGEPDHARAVAGDLYGGLLDAPFRVIVAEVASGPAARSHTEADADALGELAEVVESAAARSGESVLVVPDGDRLVVLAADGGAAVAACVAHAAALEAARPVREQAGGDEQELVVGLSAPVGPIAATAAYKQAEQALSVARRRGRVCVEHEQLAAGSVLPLLADDAVKAFADGLLRALHEHDATGRGDLVASLRAWLSRHGQWDAAAADLGVHRHTLRYRMRRVEEILGRSLDDPDVRMELWLALKATSAE; the protein is encoded by the coding sequence ATGCCCCCGACCCTCGCCTCGCTCGTCCACCACTCCGCGCTCAAGCTGACCGTGCGCGCGGGCGAGGACCGCCTCGACGTGCCCGTGCGCTGGGCGCACGTCAGCGAGCTGGCCGACCCCGTGCCCTACATGGAGGGCGGTGAGCTGCTGCTGATCACCGCGCTCAAGCTGGACGCGGACAACCCGGAGGCGATGCGGCGGTATGTGAAGCGGCTGGTCGGCGCGGGTGTCGTCGGGCTCGGGTTCGCCATCGGCGTCAACTACGAGGACATCCCCGAAGCCCTCGTCGAAGCCGCCGAACAGGAGGGGCTGCCACTGCTGGAGGTGCCCCGCCGCACCCCCTTCCTCGCCATCAGCAAGGCCGTCTCCGCCGCGATCGCCGCCGACCAGTACCGGGCGGTGACGGCGGGCTTCGCGGCCCAGCGTGAACTGACCAGGCAGACGCTGACCGCCGGCCCCGAGGGCCTCCTCGCCGCGCTCGCCGCCCAGGTCGACGGGTGGGCCGCGCTGTACGACGCCTCGGGTGCCGTCGTCGCCGCCGCGCCCGAGTGGGCCGGCCGCCGGGCCGCCCGGCTCACCACCGAGGTCGAACGGCTGCGGGACAGGCCCGCGCCCGCCTCCGCGGTGGTCGCCGTCCCGGACAACGAGGACCGGGTGGAGCTGCACTCCCTCGGCACCGGCCGCCGTCCGCGCGCCGCGCTCGCCGTCGGTACGGCCGCGGCCCTGGGCACCGCCGAGCGGTACGCCGTCCACTCCGCGATCGCCCTGCTCACCCTCACCACCGAACGCTCCCGCTCCCTGTACGCGGCCGAGCAGCGGATCGGGGCGGCCGTCCTGCGCATGCTGCTCGCCGGGGAGCCGGACCACGCCCGGGCCGTCGCCGGGGACCTGTACGGCGGTCTGCTGGACGCGCCCTTCCGGGTGATCGTCGCCGAGGTGGCCTCCGGGCCGGCCGCGCGGTCGCACACCGAGGCGGACGCCGACGCGCTGGGCGAACTCGCGGAGGTGGTGGAGTCGGCGGCCGCGCGGTCCGGGGAGAGCGTGCTGGTCGTACCGGACGGGGACCGGCTGGTGGTGCTGGCCGCGGACGGGGGAGCGGCCGTGGCCGCCTGCGTCGCGCACGCGGCGGCGCTGGAGGCCGCGCGGCCGGTGCGGGAGCAGGCGGGCGGCGACGAGCAGGAACTGGTCGTCGGGCTGTCCGCCCCGGTCGGGCCGATCGCCGCGACCGCCGCGTACAAGCAGGCCGAGCAGGCGCTGTCCGTGGCGCGGCGGCGGGGCCGGGTGTGCGTGGAGCACGAGCAGCTGGCGGCGGGGTCGGTGCTGCCGTTGCTGGCCGACGACGCGGTGAAGGCGTTCGCCGACGGGCTGCTGCGGGCGCTGCACGAGCACGACGCAACGGGGCGGGGCGACCTGGTCGCCTCCCTGCGGGCGTGGCTCTCCCGGCACGGCCAGTGGGACGCGGCGGCTGCCGACCTGGGCGTCCACCGCCACACCCTGCGCTACCGGATGCGCAGGGTCGAGGAGATCCTCGGACGCTCCCTGGACGATCCGGACGTACGGATGGAGCTGTGGCTCGCCCTGAAGGCCACGTCGGCGGAGTGA
- a CDS encoding aldehyde dehydrogenase family protein, protein MGTTHAFWLAGRQATGEDTFDVTSSWDGRLVAQVSVPTDAQVEEAVAAAHAVRDEFAATPAHVRAAALDHVSKRLAERTEEIAQLISAENGKPIKWARGEVGRAVSVFRFAAEEARRFNGGEAQRLDTDAGGKGRLALTRRFPKGVVLGIAPFNFPLNLCAHKVAPAIAAGVPIILKPAPATPLSGLVLGDLLAETDLPAGSWSILPVTNDKMPALVQDERLPVISFTGSEKVGYAIMDSVPRKHCTLELGGNGAAVVLGDWASDADLDWAATRIATFSNYQGGQSCISVQRVIADASVYDRLLPRIVAAVEAQVTGDPSDATTDVGPLVSEDAAQRVEAWVDEAVAAGAQLLTGGKRDGATYAPTVLADLPAGTTLACEEVFGPVLSVQKVDGEAEAFAAVNDSKYGLQAGVFTHDLQAAFRAHSALEVGGVIIGDVPSYRADQMPYGGAKQSGVGREGVRYAMDDYTYERVLVLTGLAL, encoded by the coding sequence GTGGGGACCACCCACGCCTTCTGGCTCGCCGGCCGCCAGGCCACCGGCGAGGACACCTTCGACGTCACCTCCTCGTGGGACGGCCGCCTCGTCGCCCAGGTGAGCGTGCCGACCGACGCGCAGGTCGAGGAGGCCGTGGCCGCCGCCCACGCCGTCCGCGACGAGTTCGCCGCCACCCCGGCCCACGTACGCGCCGCCGCCCTCGACCACGTCAGCAAGCGCCTGGCCGAGCGCACCGAGGAGATCGCCCAGCTGATCTCCGCCGAGAACGGCAAGCCGATCAAGTGGGCCCGCGGCGAGGTCGGCCGTGCCGTCTCCGTCTTCCGGTTCGCCGCCGAGGAGGCCCGCCGCTTCAACGGCGGCGAGGCCCAGCGCCTCGACACCGACGCCGGCGGCAAGGGCCGCCTCGCGCTGACCCGCCGCTTCCCCAAGGGCGTCGTCCTCGGCATCGCGCCGTTCAACTTCCCGCTGAACCTGTGCGCGCACAAGGTCGCCCCGGCCATCGCCGCCGGTGTCCCGATCATCCTGAAGCCGGCCCCGGCCACCCCGCTGTCCGGCCTCGTCCTGGGCGACCTGCTCGCCGAGACCGACCTGCCGGCCGGCTCCTGGAGCATCCTTCCGGTCACCAACGACAAGATGCCCGCCCTCGTCCAGGACGAGCGCCTGCCGGTCATCTCCTTCACCGGTTCCGAGAAGGTCGGCTACGCGATCATGGACTCGGTGCCGCGCAAGCACTGCACCCTGGAGCTGGGCGGCAACGGCGCGGCCGTCGTCCTCGGCGACTGGGCGAGCGACGCCGACCTGGACTGGGCCGCGACCCGCATCGCGACCTTCTCCAACTACCAGGGCGGCCAGTCCTGCATCTCCGTGCAGCGCGTGATCGCGGACGCGTCCGTGTACGACCGCCTGCTGCCGCGCATCGTGGCCGCCGTCGAGGCCCAGGTCACCGGTGACCCGAGCGACGCCACCACCGACGTCGGCCCGCTGGTCAGCGAGGACGCCGCCCAGCGCGTCGAGGCGTGGGTCGACGAGGCCGTCGCCGCGGGCGCCCAACTGCTCACCGGCGGCAAGCGCGACGGCGCCACCTACGCGCCGACCGTCCTCGCCGACCTCCCGGCCGGCACCACCCTCGCCTGCGAGGAGGTCTTCGGACCCGTCCTCAGCGTGCAGAAGGTGGACGGCGAGGCCGAGGCCTTCGCCGCGGTCAACGACTCCAAGTACGGCCTCCAGGCGGGCGTGTTCACCCACGACCTCCAGGCCGCGTTCCGGGCGCACAGCGCCCTCGAGGTCGGCGGTGTCATCATCGGCGACGTCCCGTCCTACCGTGCCGACCAGATGCCGTACGGCGGCGCCAAGCAGTCCGGTGTGGGCCGCGAGGGCGTCCGGTACGCGATGGACGACTACACCTACGAGCGCGTGCTGGTTCTCACCGGCCTCGCACTCTGA
- a CDS encoding formate/nitrite transporter family protein: MPIPLEEALDMQVETARGKAALLRSPGRYLVLSALAGAFIGVGVVLMVMVSGPLGLAHSPWAKLVQGLVFGVALTLVIFAGGELATSNMMTMVQGAARRRVPALVALAVIVASLLGNLVGSVVFAWLVHRAGVLDVAAAPGSPAPGATMLDGMLHAKLAESGDVLFFRGVLCNFLVCLTVWMGVRTRSDAARIVLIFAGILAFVGSGFEHVVANMTTFSLGLFEHVPGVTVGAFAHNLLFVGLGNLVGGGLLVGAAFAFTGRRTAPGATPGTTPAAVPAPRSGEKSETATGSEPALAASAGKTA, from the coding sequence GTGCCGATACCACTTGAAGAGGCCCTGGACATGCAGGTCGAGACCGCGCGGGGCAAGGCCGCCCTGCTCCGGTCGCCCGGACGCTACCTGGTGCTCTCCGCGCTCGCCGGAGCCTTCATCGGCGTGGGCGTCGTCCTGATGGTCATGGTGAGCGGCCCCCTCGGCCTGGCGCACTCCCCCTGGGCCAAGCTGGTCCAGGGTCTGGTCTTCGGTGTGGCGCTGACCCTGGTGATCTTCGCCGGCGGCGAGCTGGCCACCAGCAACATGATGACGATGGTCCAGGGCGCCGCCCGCCGCCGCGTACCGGCCCTCGTCGCGCTGGCCGTCATCGTCGCCTCCCTCCTCGGCAACCTGGTCGGCTCCGTCGTCTTCGCCTGGCTGGTGCACCGTGCCGGGGTGCTGGACGTCGCGGCTGCCCCCGGCAGCCCGGCGCCCGGCGCGACGATGCTGGACGGCATGCTGCACGCGAAGCTGGCGGAGAGCGGCGACGTGCTGTTCTTCCGCGGGGTGCTGTGCAACTTCCTGGTCTGCCTGACCGTGTGGATGGGCGTGCGGACCCGCTCCGACGCGGCCCGGATCGTGCTGATCTTCGCGGGCATCCTGGCCTTCGTCGGCTCGGGCTTCGAGCACGTGGTCGCCAACATGACGACCTTCTCGCTGGGCCTGTTCGAGCACGTGCCGGGCGTCACCGTGGGCGCCTTCGCCCACAACCTGCTCTTCGTCGGCCTGGGCAACCTCGTGGGCGGCGGCCTGCTGGTCGGCGCGGCGTTCGCCTTCACCGGCCGCCGCACCGCGCCGGGCGCCACCCCGGGCACCACCCCGGCGGCCGTCCCGGCGCCCCGCTCGGGCGAGAAGTCCGAGACCGCGACCGGGTCCGAGCCCGCGCTCGCGGCTTCGGCGGGCAAGACCGCCTGA
- a CDS encoding acyl-CoA dehydrogenase family protein yields MSAPTTQRTTVTEREARQVAEAAREQNWRKPSFAKELFLGRFRLDLIHPHPLPDAESVRRGEEFLDRLHAFCESTIDSARIEREARIPDEVVAGLKELGALGMKIDTKYGGLGLSQLYYNKALALVGSVSPAVGALLSAHQSIGVPQPLKIFGTQEQKDAFLPRCARTDISAFLLTEPDVGSDPARLGTTAVPEGDDYVLDGVKLWTTNGVVADLLVVMARVPKSEGHPGGITAFVVEATAEGVTVENRNAFMGLRGIENGVTRFHQVRVPAANRIGPEGAGLKIALTTLNTGRLSLPAMCAGAGKWCLKIARQWAAEREQWGKPVALHEAVGSKISFIAATTFALEAVVDLASQMADEDRNDIRIEAALAKLYGSEMSWLMADELVQIRGGRGYETAESLKARGERAVPAEQMLRDLRINRIFEGSTEIMHLLIAREAVDAHLAVAGDLIDPGKSLSDKAKAGRSAGVFYAKWLPKLVAGPGQLPSSYSEFKREVDLSGHLRYVERHSRKLARSTFYAMSRWQGRMETKQGFLGRIVDIGAELFAMSAACVRAERLRAEGEHGREAYQLADAFCHQARIRVDELFGRLWSNTDDVDRKVVKGVLGGAYGWLEEGIVDPSGEGPWIADATPGPSERESARRPYGS; encoded by the coding sequence ATGTCCGCCCCCACCACCCAACGCACCACCGTCACCGAACGCGAGGCCCGCCAGGTGGCGGAGGCCGCCCGGGAGCAGAACTGGCGCAAGCCGAGCTTCGCCAAGGAACTGTTCCTCGGCCGCTTCCGGCTCGACCTCATCCATCCCCACCCGCTGCCGGACGCCGAGAGCGTGCGGCGCGGCGAGGAGTTCCTGGACAGGCTGCACGCCTTCTGCGAGTCCACCATCGACTCCGCCCGCATCGAGCGCGAGGCGCGCATACCTGACGAGGTCGTCGCCGGCCTCAAGGAACTCGGCGCCCTCGGCATGAAGATCGACACCAAGTACGGCGGCCTCGGCCTCTCCCAGCTGTACTACAACAAGGCCCTCGCCCTGGTCGGCTCCGTCAGCCCCGCGGTCGGCGCGCTGCTCTCCGCCCACCAGTCGATCGGCGTGCCGCAGCCGCTGAAGATATTCGGCACCCAGGAGCAGAAGGACGCCTTCCTGCCCCGCTGCGCCCGCACCGACATCTCCGCCTTCCTGCTCACCGAGCCGGACGTCGGTTCCGACCCGGCACGCCTGGGCACCACGGCCGTACCGGAAGGCGACGACTACGTCCTCGACGGCGTGAAGCTGTGGACCACCAACGGGGTCGTCGCCGACCTGCTGGTCGTCATGGCGCGCGTACCGAAGTCGGAGGGGCACCCGGGCGGCATCACCGCGTTCGTGGTGGAGGCCACCGCGGAGGGCGTGACCGTCGAGAACCGCAACGCCTTCATGGGCCTGCGCGGCATCGAGAACGGTGTCACCCGCTTCCACCAGGTGCGCGTCCCGGCCGCCAACCGCATCGGCCCCGAGGGCGCGGGCCTGAAGATCGCGCTCACCACGCTGAACACCGGCCGCCTGTCGCTGCCCGCGATGTGCGCGGGCGCCGGCAAGTGGTGCCTGAAGATCGCCCGCCAGTGGGCCGCCGAGCGCGAGCAGTGGGGCAAGCCGGTCGCGCTGCACGAGGCCGTCGGCTCCAAGATCAGCTTCATCGCGGCCACCACCTTCGCGCTGGAGGCCGTGGTCGACCTCGCCTCCCAGATGGCCGACGAGGACCGCAACGACATCCGCATCGAGGCCGCCCTCGCCAAGCTGTACGGCTCCGAGATGTCCTGGCTGATGGCCGACGAACTGGTCCAGATCCGCGGCGGCCGCGGCTACGAGACGGCCGAGTCCCTGAAGGCGCGCGGCGAGCGGGCGGTACCGGCCGAGCAGATGCTGCGCGACCTGCGCATCAACCGCATCTTCGAGGGCTCGACGGAGATCATGCACCTGCTGATCGCGCGCGAGGCCGTCGACGCCCACCTCGCGGTCGCCGGTGACCTCATCGACCCCGGCAAGTCCCTGTCGGACAAGGCGAAGGCCGGCCGGAGCGCGGGTGTCTTCTACGCCAAGTGGCTGCCCAAGCTGGTCGCGGGACCGGGGCAACTGCCGTCCTCGTACAGCGAGTTCAAGCGCGAGGTCGACCTCTCCGGACACCTGCGCTACGTGGAGCGGCACAGCCGCAAGCTGGCCCGCTCCACCTTCTACGCCATGTCCCGCTGGCAGGGGCGCATGGAGACCAAGCAGGGCTTCCTCGGCCGGATCGTGGACATCGGCGCGGAACTGTTCGCGATGAGCGCGGCCTGTGTCCGGGCCGAGCGGCTGCGCGCCGAGGGCGAGCACGGCCGCGAGGCCTACCAGCTCGCCGACGCCTTCTGCCACCAGGCCCGCATCCGGGTCGACGAACTGTTCGGCCGGCTGTGGTCCAACACCGACGACGTCGACCGCAAGGTGGTCAAGGGCGTGCTCGGCGGGGCCTACGGCTGGCTGGAGGAAGGGATCGTCGACCCCTCGGGCGAGGGCCCGTGGATCGCCGACGCGACCCCCGGGCCGAGCGAGCGCGAGAGCGCCCGCCGCCCGTACGGGAGCTGA
- a CDS encoding lamin tail domain-containing protein: MRSVRTRAALPALVGAALLTGTLLSTPAEAAGGVRINHVWFDSPGSDTRSNTSLNAEWVQIKNTSGASVSLKGWILKDASNHKYVFPNVKIGAGKYMKIHTGKGSDTASNKYQDRGAYVWNNTSDTATLTKASGSRIDSCSWTTRDPSDKYC; encoded by the coding sequence ATGCGTTCTGTGCGTACGCGCGCCGCCCTGCCCGCTCTCGTGGGCGCCGCCCTGCTCACGGGCACCCTGCTCAGCACCCCGGCCGAGGCGGCCGGGGGCGTGCGGATCAACCACGTCTGGTTCGACAGCCCCGGCAGCGACACCCGCTCGAACACGAGCCTGAACGCCGAGTGGGTGCAGATCAAGAACACCAGCGGCGCGTCGGTCTCGCTCAAGGGCTGGATCCTCAAGGACGCCTCGAACCACAAGTACGTCTTCCCGAACGTCAAGATCGGCGCGGGGAAGTACATGAAGATCCACACCGGCAAGGGCTCGGACACCGCGTCGAACAAGTACCAGGACCGTGGCGCCTACGTCTGGAACAACACCAGCGACACGGCGACGCTGACGAAGGCCAGTGGCTCCAGGATCGACTCCTGCTCCTGGACGACGCGGGACCCGAGCGACAAGTACTGCTAG